Within Candidatus Cloacimonadota bacterium, the genomic segment TACGTTTACAACATGGATATTCAAGTATAGGTGGGATAAGCATGAGTTCAAATTCAAGTCCACATTTTAAAGATATTTGTCTAATTGATAACAATGGTGACTTTGTTTCTCATGTAAACTGTTATCAAAACAATTCTATCTTTGAAAATGTAATCATAAAAACAAACTATGAACAGGTAAATGCTAAAGCAGTAGAATGTGGTAATCAAAGCAATCCTGTTTTTATTAATTGTACAATAGAAGGGAACAAGACTAATCCACAATATGGACATTTTGGTGCAAATGTAAATGGTAATCTTTGTTATCCCGTATTTATAAATTGTAATATAATTGATAATTATGGAGATATAGCCAGTGGGATAAGGCAAGGAGGTGGGCATATCTATCTCATCAATTGTACTATCTGTGATAATGACCACTGCTCACAAGGTACAATAAGTCTGGTGTTTGATGCACATATAACACTTATTAATACAATTCTCAGGAATGAGCCTGCAACAGAGATATGGTTTCATCCAAGTTATGATCCCAATTCAGCAACTTTAGAATACTGCAACATAGAGGGAGGGAGTTTGGCGGTAGCTATTAATAATAATGGTACATTAAACTGGGGAGAAGGCAATATAGATGAAGACCCAATGTTTGTTGGTGGGGATCCTTTCAGTTATGAGTTATTACCGGGTTCACCCTGCATAGATGCGGGCAATCCAGATACAACTGGATTAAACTTACCAGAATTGGACCTAGCTGGCAAGCCAAGAATATATAATGGCAGAATAGATATAGGAGCGTATGAATGGCAAGGGCAGGGAATAGATGAACCTGATACATCATTCATTAACAAATTATATTTATTTCAAAATACACCGAATCCATTTAAAGACAAGACTGAGATATTATTTATCACAGCAGATTATGAACGGGTAAAAGATTACACTTTATCAATCTATAATGTAAAAGGACAATTGGTTCGCAAATATTCAGGCAGAAATCATAATTTTTGGGTAAAAACAGATATAGTGTGGGATGGGACGGATGAGGATGGGAATAAAGTAAGTCCTGGTGTGTATTTTTATAAGTTAATTTATGGAGATAATTCTGTAACGAAGAAGATGATTTTGGTGCGATAAGAAGCTCCAAACAGCCTACGGCTCGTCGTAGGTTGTCAACAGCAAAGCGTTATGACCATTTATGACGGGGCTTCAGCCAATGACCATCAACTTCATCTCAGTCATCTCTTCCATAGCATATTTCACACCTTCTCTACCAAAGCCTGAATTTTTTATACCTCCGTATGGCATCTGGTCTACACGAAAAGTTGGAACATCATTTATAATAACACCCCCAACTTCTAAATTTTCAAAAGCATAAAATATATTTTTCATATTATTAGAAAACACACCGGCTTGTAAGCCATAAATCGTGTTATTTACCATTTCAACTGCATCTTTAAAATCTTTAAAACTATTGATAGCAACAACAGGCGCAAAAATTTCCTTTGCTTCTACTTTCATATCTGGAGTAGTATCAGTTAAGACTGTTGCAGAGAAGTTATTCCCTTTTCGCTCTCCCCCGCAGAGTATTTTTGCACCCGAGTCAACAGCTTCATTAACCCATTTTTTAGCACGAATAGCTTCCGTTTCTGTAATCATTGAATTCAAAAAGACATTTTCATCTAAGGGATGACCACTTTTAAGTTCTTTTATTTTTTCAATAAATTTGCTTACAAAACTGACATATATTTTTTCGTGTACATATATTCTTTGAGTATGGATACAAACCTGACCGGCATAGGCAAAACCTCCTATAATTGTTTTACTTATTGCATCTTCAATATCACAATCTTTATCCAGAATAAGTCCGGCATTGCCCCCTAATTCAAGACAGATTTTTTTCTTACTACAAATTTCTTTCAATCTCCAACCAACGGGTGGACTGCCGGTAAAGCTAATCATTTTAATTCTCGGGTCTTTTACAGCTTGTTCTATCTCTAAACCTGAACAAGGCAAAACAGATAGCATCCCGTCAGGAACATATTTGGTAACAATTTCAGCCAGAAGCAGTGCCGAGATAGGGGCTAAAGATGAAGGTTTTATAGTAATTGGATTTCCCACTGCCAGGGCTGGCGCTACTTTATGGGCAACCAGATTCAACGGAAAATTAAACGGTGTTATACCTAAAATAGGTCCAATTGGAAACCTTTTTACTAATGCTGATTTTCCCTCTCCTTTTTTAGTAGAATCAAGGCTAAAAAATTCTCCTTCAATTCTTTTACATTCTTCACTCGCAATGGTGAAAGTTTGAAAAGCCCTTTGTACCTCACCTCTTGCAAAGTTGATATTTTTCCCGCATTCTAAAGCTAAAATCTTTGATAATTCATCACTTCTTTCTTGAATATCTTTTGCAATATTATTAAGTGTTTGTGCCCTTTTATATGCTGGCATCATTCTCGTAATTTTAAAGACTTTTTCTGCTTTATCAATTGCAGTTTCAATATGATTCTGATTGGCTTTATTAACTAATCCAATAATACTATTATCAAATGGACATTCAATTTTAAACTTTTCTGAATCAGATATCGGGTTATTGCCTAAAAATAGTGGATATTCATTTCTCATAATTATTCCTTTTTCTATAATTTTATTGAAAAATTTTGGAATAAATTATTAAATTCTTAACAATCTTGTCAAACTATTTTATAAAAATACTTTATATAATTTCTTTACCAGAGAAACTTGACAAGAATTTTAGTCACTAAACTAATTTGCAATTATTCAGCATCTTTTTAAAAAGAAATAAGAAAATTTTTTTTGTCAACATTTGCCAAAGTTAGCAAATATATAATGGAGTAATGATGAAAACTTTTTTGCCAAAAGTAAAAGAGATTGAGCATAAATGGTATATCATTGATGCAAAAGATAAAGTTTTAGGACGTCTAAGTACAAAGATTGCAGAGTTACTAAGAGGTAAACATAAACCAATTTTCACACCTTTTTTTGATATGGGTGATTATGTTGTAGTAATTAATGCAGAAAAGGTGAAACTCACGGGACATAAAGCAGATAATAAAGTTTATAAAAGATATTCTGGTTATCCGAGTGGCCAAAATATTACTTCATATAAAAAAATGATGGAGAAGGATCCAAAAAGAGTAATTTATCACGCAGTTAATGGTATGTTACCTAAAAACAAATTAAGAAAACAAATGTTGAAAAGATTAAAGATTTATGTTGGAAAAGAGCATTTACATCAGGCTCAGAGTCCTGAGTTGATTTCAAATATATAAACTTATATGTATAATCAAATAGGAGAATAATTAATGCAATATTTTGATGCTGTAGGAAGAAGAAAATGTGCAATTGCTAGAGTAAGATTATCAAAAGGAACAGGAAAGCGAACAATCAATGGAAAATCTTCAAAGGAGTTTCTGCATAGAGAAACCCTTGAGATGATCGTGGAAGAACCTTTCAAACTTATTGATAAATCTAATAAATTTGACTTAAGGGCTAATGTTGGAGGTGGTGGATTGTCTGGCCAGGCAGGCGCTATCCGTCTTGGTATTAGCAGAGCTCTTATTGAATACGATCCTGAACTGCGTTCAATACTAAAGAAATCAGGTCTTCTTACACGAGATGCACGAGAAAAGGAACGAAGAAAATACGGATTAGCAAAAGCGAGAAAAGCTTATCAATATTCCAAGAGATAACCTAAATTATAAAGTAGATAAAAATTTAACTTTTACGCTACAAACGGTGTCAGGTTTCTACAAAGATTTAATCGTATTGAACAAAATAGAAATACGGATATAAGTAGCTATGATAAAGTTAATAAATAAAACCGTTGGAGGCTAAATGAATGTAGTGGAAATGAAGAGTTTGTTAGAAGCCGGAGTTCACTTTGGCCATCAAACTCGTAGATGGAACCCTAAGATGAGAAAGTATATCTTCATAAAAAGAAATGGGATTCATATTATTGATCTTAAACAAACCTTAGAAGGTATTAATCAAGCCTATTATTTTTTAAGAGAGTTAGCTGTATATGGCAAGAAAATACTATTTGTTGGCACTAAAAAGCAGGCTTCTGAAGGAATAGAAAACGCAGCAGAAAAGTGTGAGGAATTTTGTATAAGCCACAGGTGGTATGGTGGCACATTAACAAATTTAGAAACTATCCGAAAGAGTATAGAAAAATTGGAACATTTTGAGCAATTGAAAGACTCGGGAGAAATCAACAAATTTACTAAATTGGAAATTCTTAGAATGCAACGAAAATATGATAAAATTCTGAATGCGTTGGGCGGAATTCGTGAGATGGATAAATTGCCTGATGCTCTTATAATTGCCGACACTATTAACGAAAAAAATGCTGTTAAAGAAGCTCAAAAATTAAAAATTCCAATTGTTGCAATTGTTGATACTAACAGTGATCCTGAAGGAATTGATTATGTTATACCTGGAAATGATGATGCAATGAAATCTATAAACCTTATTAGTGATATAATGGCTAATGCTATACTTGAAGGGAAGAAAATAGCTGCTGAGGGTGGCGACATCTCTGAAATTAATGTAGAAACCATAGAAGAACCAGTAGAAGAAACTCCTAAGGAAAGGGAAATAGAAAAAAAAGAAATGCCTTCAGAGAAGGAACCTGAAAAAGCAATCGCAGAAGTGAAGAAAGTTTCAGAAGAAGCAGAAGCAGTTAAAATCGCTGGTAAAAGACCCGAAATTAAGGGTACAAAAAAATCACTTCCTGAGAAAAAAGAGCCAAAAAGTAAAAAAGCGAAAAAAGAGTTCGTCTGCCCATATTGTGGAAAAGCGTTATCCTCAAAAAGAGGACTAAAAATACATATCGGTTTGGTTCATCACAAGTGAGTCAAAATTCACAATACACGGAAATTATTAATACATCTAAAAATTTGAAAAAATGGAGTTTAAATGGAAATTAGCGCAAAAAAGGTAAAAGAATTGCGAGATAAAACTAATGTTGGATTTATGGATTGCAAAAAAGCTTTAACCGAAGCCAATGGTAATATTAAAGAGTCTGTAAAAATTTTACGGAAAAAAGGTATTGCAAAAGCGGCAGAAAAATCTTCCCGAGAAGCGAAAGAAGGTATTATATATTCCTATGTCCATCCGGGTTCAAAAATTGGAGTCCTAATAGAATTGAATTGTGAAACTGACTTTGTTGCCAGAACTGATAAATTCAAGGAATTAGCAAAAAAAATTGCTATGCATATTGCTGCAACAAATCCAATAGCAATTGCTAAAGAAGGTATTGACCAGAAAATGATTGACGAAGAAAAAGATATTTATAAAGCTCAAGCATTAAATTCGGGAAAACCTGAAAAAATTACAGATAAGATTATTGAAGGAAGATTAAAAAAATTTTATAAGGAAAATTGCCTTCTGAATCAACCTCTTGTCATGGATGAGAATAAAACTATTCAACAGTTTCTTACTGAATCTGTTGTAGAATTTGGAGAAAATATTTTTATTGGCAAATTCGCAAGATTTCAAATAGGCAAGTAACAATGAAAATTTATAAGAGAATACTACTCAAACTTAGTGGCGAGGTCTTACAAGGTCAAAAATCATTTGGTATAGATGATATTGCTCTTACAAAATTAGTTAAAGAATTAATTGAAATTCATAATGATGGAGTTCAAATATGTATAGTTACCGGTGGTGGAAATTTCTTTAGAGGTGCTTCCACCGTTGCCAACAAAATGAATAGAGTTCAGGCAGATAGTATTGGAATGCTCGCAACTATCCAAAACTCAATTGCACTTTATGAAAAGTTTAATGAACTCAATACAGAATCAGTAATATTTGCCTCTCAGAATATTGGTAATATCGGAACGATATTTAATTCTGCTAAAGCAAAATCAGCATTAAAAAACAAAGTTATTACAATCTTTGGCGGCGGTACTGGTAACCCTTTCTTTACAACAGATACAGCTGCTGTCCTCCGAGCTTTGGAAACTGATTCAGAAATTGTTATTAAAGGAACAAAAGTTAACGGTATTTATAATAAAGACCCAAGAAAGTATAAAGATGCGAAACTTTTTAAAACTATATCATTTGATAAATATATAAAACTAAATCTTAAGGTAATGGATTTAACTTCAATTACTTTAGCAAGAGAGTTTCAACTTCCTATAAAAGTATTTAATATTAAAAAATCAGGTAATATTAAAAAAGCTGTTTATGATGAGAATTTTGGAAGTATAGTCACTTAGTAGATTTAATAAGTAATATTATGAAACCACTCAAAAAAACCCCTGCCCGTTCTCCGTAGTTTCTACTACGACGGATGAAAAGGGGTTAATTCCGGGTTTTTACCTTTTACTTGAGTGAATAATATCACTTGCAAATTTAAATTTTATTGAAATGTAACATTCTTAAGTGAATATTTAGGAGTAAAAATGTTTGAGTTAGATTCTATTTACAAAGCTGTTAAAGAAAAGATGCAAAAAAGCATAGAATCTTTAAATCGCGACTTGTTAAAAATTCGAACAGGAAAAGCCAATATTAGTCTTTTAGAGAGCATAAAAGTTGATTATTATGGACAACCAACTCCATTAAATCACATTGGGACTTTATCTATTCCTGAAGCAAGAATGATTATTGTTCGTCCTTGGGAAAAGACACTGCTTCCATTAATTGAAAAAGCTATTTTAGCCTCAGATATAGGTATCACTCCTCAATCTGATGGAAATGTTATTAGATTAATTTTCCCGTCTCTCACTGAAGAAAGAAGAAAGGATTTAGTTAAGCTTGTAAAAAAACACGGAGAAGAAGCTAAAATCTCTATACGGAATTCAAGAAGACATTTCAATGAGGAAGTAAAAAAATTAGAAAAAGATAGTAATATTTCTGAAGATGTCCGCGAAGATGGATTGGATGAAATTCAAGATATTACAGATGAATTTGTAAAAAAAATAGACAGTATTATTCAAAACAAAGAAAATGAGATAATGGAGATTTAATAAGAAGCATGAGTTTTATTATTACTCAAGATTGTATCAAGTGTGGCTCTTGTGTTGATGTTTGTCCTGAAAATGCTATTATTGAAGATGAAACACAATACATAATAACTGATGATTGTATAGAATGTGGTTTGTGTATTAAAGAATGCCCATTAGGCGCAATAAAAGGCAAAAATTCTAATACCTAAAGGGCTTGAGTTACTATGGATAATATTAGACTATTGATATGTTAATTAAAGAATTATTAGTCCGACCATTCAAGGCTGGGAGAATAACTTATTTCCTATATCCCAAGGGATTCAGCCCTTTTTAGATCAGATTTATGGATTTTAAAAATAAAACGCTAATTAATAAAAGAACAAACGCGATTATAGGTCTGTTTATCTTTGCAGTAACTTTTATTATTTATTTCATAACAAAACCTATTTCGCTCTCTTTCTGGGATTGTGGTGAATATATTACTTGTAGTAGTATTTTCGGAGTGCCACATCCACCAGGAAATCCGTTCTACATTATCCTTGGAAAGTTTATTACATTGTTACCTTTAGGTTTATCAGATGCTCAAAGTGTTAGTTTACTTTCAATTATTTTCAGCTCTTTTGCTGTACTTTTTGCATATCTTTCAATTGTAAAATTGGTTTCAATATGGGAGAAGAAGTCAATATATTGTTATTTTGCAGGCGTTATTGGTGCACTTTTTATTGCCTTTTCTAAAGAATTCTGGGTAAATGCAATTGAAGCTGAGGTGTATGGAGGACTCTCATTCTTCATTACACTGATAATCTGGTTGACACTTATTTGGACAGAAAAATCAAAAGATTTTGACCATCAAAATATTTTGCTTCTGATTATATTCTTATTTTTTCTTGGATTTGGAGTTCATCAAACCACATTACAGATTGCACCAGCAATTTTATTGATTGCAGTATTACCATTAATAAAGTTTAATAAATCTTTTTTTACAAAACTTATTACTTATTCTATAATTGCATTTGTTTTATATTTAATTTTTAATCAAATTAAGCATGATGGTCAAAGCTTAGAAATAGGAAAATATATTTTTGTAGTTTTCATTATAGGTTTAATGATTTATTATTTACGAGATTATGTAGAGACACGTGTGTGGATTTTTGCTCTTTTTATGATAATAATTGGTATAAGTACACATTTAATACTTCCAATAAGAGCATCTGCACACCCATTTATAAATGAAGGTAATCCGTCTAACTGGCAAAGTTTTTTAGATTATATTTTTAGAAAGCAGTATGGTCCAACCAGCTTCTTCCAAAGGCGCGGTCCCGTTCTGTTTCAGTTAAATCACCATTTCTTACGATATTTCAGCTGGCAATTTTTTGATGCAGAAGTAATTAGCAAATTCCTAAATATCTCAAAACAATTCATTCATTATTTTTTTCAGTTTATTATCATTTTCTTAGGATTTACTGGACTTTATTACCAATATAAAAAAAGTAAACGCTCATTTCTCTATCTTGGCTCCCTTTTCTTTATGGCAAGTATTGCAATGATACTTGTAATGAATCTTTCAATTGACGAGGTAAGGAATAGACCTTATTTTTTTATTACTGCTTATATGTTGTGGTCTTTTTGGATGGGTATTGGAGCTATGGGTATTGTAAGATACTTTGCAAAGAGAATAAAAGCCCTTAGTATGATATTATTAGTTTTTCTTTTCCTTCTACCAGTAGTTAATATGGCTTCTCACTATCATAAAAATGATAGAAGCCAGGAATTGCTCTCTCTTGAATATGGCACAAATTTTTTGAATGGATTGGATAAAAATGCAATCATATTTACTAATGGTGACAATGATACATTTCCATTATGGTATGCCCAAGCGGTTTATGATCCTAATGCCAAAGAATACTATTTGGAAGATGACACCCTTACTTTTAAAGAAATTACAGGAATCTCAATTTCAGATAAAAAGGAAATGCCTACACGCACCAGAAGATTACTCAATCATGCCAGTATAGCAAAAAGGAACTTAAAAGGCATCAGAAAAGATATTAGCGTTGCAAACCTCAGTCTGCTTAATACTCCTTGGTATATAAAACAATTGAGAAATTATGAAGGCATAGAGATTAATCTTACAGATAGGCAAATCAAAAGTATTAGGCCTATGAAATTGTCAAATAATGCCGTTTTTAAAGTTGGAAAAATCTCAATCAATTTGAAGAAAGGCACAGAATTGTACATTAAAGACCAGATAGTACTTCAAATTATAAAAGACAATTTTGGTAAAAGACCAATATATTTTGCTGTAACAGTTGCCAGCCATGTTGGATTTGATGATTATTTGCAAAGTGAGGGAATGGCAGATAGACTTGTTGATACTAAAGGAAAATATCAGATTGACGCTGCACGGCTTAATCATAATATTGAAAATGTATTTGATTATTCTTCAATATTCAAGGATGAACTATATAAAGATAATAATATGAGACGGCTTGTTAATAATTATGGTGCTGATTTTATGAGAATGTCCACTGTTTTCTATCGTAAAAAAGATTATGATAATGCTATAAAGTATATGAAAAAAGCCTTAGATTTCATTCAGAATAAAGATAGATATATACCAAGTTTAGCAAATCTTTATTACGAAATTAGA encodes:
- a CDS encoding choice-of-anchor Q domain-containing protein, translating into KPDGDNSNTGLNWDTAYRNIYYALIMIKSDSLHPNTINVAEGFYSPSTTGEFFALGGKEYISIIGAGKNETILDAEQTSKLFTIKGVSNFFLQELRLQHGYSSIGGISMSSNSSPHFKDICLIDNNGDFVSHVNCYQNNSIFENVIIKTNYEQVNAKAVECGNQSNPVFINCTIEGNKTNPQYGHFGANVNGNLCYPVFINCNIIDNYGDIASGIRQGGGHIYLINCTICDNDHCSQGTISLVFDAHITLINTILRNEPATEIWFHPSYDPNSATLEYCNIEGGSLAVAINNNGTLNWGEGNIDEDPMFVGGDPFSYELLPGSPCIDAGNPDTTGLNLPELDLAGKPRIYNGRIDIGAYEWQGQGIDEPDTSFINKLYLFQNTPNPFKDKTEILFITADYERVKDYTLSIYNVKGQLVRKYSGRNHNFWVKTDIVWDGTDEDGNKVSPGVYFYKLIYGDNSVTKKMILVR
- a CDS encoding aldehyde dehydrogenase family protein; protein product: MRNEYPLFLGNNPISDSEKFKIECPFDNSIIGLVNKANQNHIETAIDKAEKVFKITRMMPAYKRAQTLNNIAKDIQERSDELSKILALECGKNINFARGEVQRAFQTFTIASEECKRIEGEFFSLDSTKKGEGKSALVKRFPIGPILGITPFNFPLNLVAHKVAPALAVGNPITIKPSSLAPISALLLAEIVTKYVPDGMLSVLPCSGLEIEQAVKDPRIKMISFTGSPPVGWRLKEICSKKKICLELGGNAGLILDKDCDIEDAISKTIIGGFAYAGQVCIHTQRIYVHEKIYVSFVSKFIEKIKELKSGHPLDENVFLNSMITETEAIRAKKWVNEAVDSGAKILCGGERKGNNFSATVLTDTTPDMKVEAKEIFAPVVAINSFKDFKDAVEMVNNTIYGLQAGVFSNNMKNIFYAFENLEVGGVIINDVPTFRVDQMPYGGIKNSGFGREGVKYAMEEMTEMKLMVIG
- the rplM gene encoding 50S ribosomal protein L13, producing the protein MKTFLPKVKEIEHKWYIIDAKDKVLGRLSTKIAELLRGKHKPIFTPFFDMGDYVVVINAEKVKLTGHKADNKVYKRYSGYPSGQNITSYKKMMEKDPKRVIYHAVNGMLPKNKLRKQMLKRLKIYVGKEHLHQAQSPELISNI
- the rpsI gene encoding 30S ribosomal protein S9 encodes the protein MQYFDAVGRRKCAIARVRLSKGTGKRTINGKSSKEFLHRETLEMIVEEPFKLIDKSNKFDLRANVGGGGLSGQAGAIRLGISRALIEYDPELRSILKKSGLLTRDAREKERRKYGLAKARKAYQYSKR
- the rpsB gene encoding 30S ribosomal protein S2 — translated: MNVVEMKSLLEAGVHFGHQTRRWNPKMRKYIFIKRNGIHIIDLKQTLEGINQAYYFLRELAVYGKKILFVGTKKQASEGIENAAEKCEEFCISHRWYGGTLTNLETIRKSIEKLEHFEQLKDSGEINKFTKLEILRMQRKYDKILNALGGIREMDKLPDALIIADTINEKNAVKEAQKLKIPIVAIVDTNSDPEGIDYVIPGNDDAMKSINLISDIMANAILEGKKIAAEGGDISEINVETIEEPVEETPKEREIEKKEMPSEKEPEKAIAEVKKVSEEAEAVKIAGKRPEIKGTKKSLPEKKEPKSKKAKKEFVCPYCGKALSSKRGLKIHIGLVHHK
- the tsf gene encoding translation elongation factor Ts, with protein sequence MEISAKKVKELRDKTNVGFMDCKKALTEANGNIKESVKILRKKGIAKAAEKSSREAKEGIIYSYVHPGSKIGVLIELNCETDFVARTDKFKELAKKIAMHIAATNPIAIAKEGIDQKMIDEEKDIYKAQALNSGKPEKITDKIIEGRLKKFYKENCLLNQPLVMDENKTIQQFLTESVVEFGENIFIGKFARFQIGK
- the pyrH gene encoding UMP kinase, which translates into the protein MKIYKRILLKLSGEVLQGQKSFGIDDIALTKLVKELIEIHNDGVQICIVTGGGNFFRGASTVANKMNRVQADSIGMLATIQNSIALYEKFNELNTESVIFASQNIGNIGTIFNSAKAKSALKNKVITIFGGGTGNPFFTTDTAAVLRALETDSEIVIKGTKVNGIYNKDPRKYKDAKLFKTISFDKYIKLNLKVMDLTSITLAREFQLPIKVFNIKKSGNIKKAVYDENFGSIVT
- the frr gene encoding ribosome recycling factor translates to MFELDSIYKAVKEKMQKSIESLNRDLLKIRTGKANISLLESIKVDYYGQPTPLNHIGTLSIPEARMIIVRPWEKTLLPLIEKAILASDIGITPQSDGNVIRLIFPSLTEERRKDLVKLVKKHGEEAKISIRNSRRHFNEEVKKLEKDSNISEDVREDGLDEIQDITDEFVKKIDSIIQNKENEIMEI
- a CDS encoding 4Fe-4S binding protein; this translates as MSFIITQDCIKCGSCVDVCPENAIIEDETQYIITDDCIECGLCIKECPLGAIKGKNSNT
- a CDS encoding DUF2723 domain-containing protein yields the protein MDFKNKTLINKRTNAIIGLFIFAVTFIIYFITKPISLSFWDCGEYITCSSIFGVPHPPGNPFYIILGKFITLLPLGLSDAQSVSLLSIIFSSFAVLFAYLSIVKLVSIWEKKSIYCYFAGVIGALFIAFSKEFWVNAIEAEVYGGLSFFITLIIWLTLIWTEKSKDFDHQNILLLIIFLFFLGFGVHQTTLQIAPAILLIAVLPLIKFNKSFFTKLITYSIIAFVLYLIFNQIKHDGQSLEIGKYIFVVFIIGLMIYYLRDYVETRVWIFALFMIIIGISTHLILPIRASAHPFINEGNPSNWQSFLDYIFRKQYGPTSFFQRRGPVLFQLNHHFLRYFSWQFFDAEVISKFLNISKQFIHYFFQFIIIFLGFTGLYYQYKKSKRSFLYLGSLFFMASIAMILVMNLSIDEVRNRPYFFITAYMLWSFWMGIGAMGIVRYFAKRIKALSMILLVFLFLLPVVNMASHYHKNDRSQELLSLEYGTNFLNGLDKNAIIFTNGDNDTFPLWYAQAVYDPNAKEYYLEDDTLTFKEITGISISDKKEMPTRTRRLLNHASIAKRNLKGIRKDISVANLSLLNTPWYIKQLRNYEGIEINLTDRQIKSIRPMKLSNNAVFKVGKISINLKKGTELYIKDQIVLQIIKDNFGKRPIYFAVTVASHVGFDDYLQSEGMADRLVDTKGKYQIDAARLNHNIENVFDYSSIFKDELYKDNNMRRLVNNYGADFMRMSTVFYRKKDYDNAIKYMKKALDFIQNKDRYIPSLANLYYEIRDYENAYKTISPLIVKNPNDGQIIYLASTYLDKAGQIKDALSLLENFISNNLHEKYFVTHYISICKNNKKYQQGLNFVNKILEKNPEDKTLLKYKSEFENLIKGIEN